One genomic window of Deinococcus aetherius includes the following:
- a CDS encoding aminoglycoside adenylyltransferase domain-containing protein has protein sequence MTDLTPFVALNDVLTRLVEGTREALRPDLMGVYLSGSFALGDADAGSDVDFLVVTRAFLTEPQQAAVQALQRTLYDEFAHWGKHLEGSYFPADLLRRPDPARTPIPYFNHGGRDLEFSDHDNTLVVRWVTREHGLALAGPPPRELIDPVDPNDLRAEVRTLLHRWGRALLGESEESSRGWAWTPDGLNNDWLQPLVVLLMTRMLQTLNTGQVHSKKAAVAWAERHAPEWAPLLGRAWAKHADQFTRYQRPADPNDLALTRDFIRFALGHPLAATAS, from the coding sequence GTGACGGACCTCACGCCCTTTGTTGCCCTCAACGACGTGCTGACGCGGCTGGTCGAGGGGACTCGGGAAGCGTTGAGGCCGGATTTGATGGGAGTCTACCTTTCCGGCTCCTTCGCCCTCGGTGACGCCGACGCGGGCAGCGACGTGGATTTCCTGGTCGTCACGCGGGCATTCCTGACGGAGCCGCAGCAGGCGGCGGTGCAGGCGTTGCAGCGCACGCTCTACGACGAATTTGCGCATTGGGGGAAGCACCTGGAAGGCTCGTACTTCCCGGCGGACCTGCTGCGCCGCCCCGACCCGGCCCGCACGCCCATTCCCTACTTCAACCACGGCGGCCGCGATCTGGAATTCTCCGACCACGACAACACCCTGGTCGTGCGCTGGGTCACGCGTGAGCACGGTCTTGCCCTCGCCGGACCACCGCCACGGGAACTCATTGACCCGGTGGACCCGAACGATCTGCGCGCCGAGGTGCGGACCCTCTTACACAGGTGGGGCCGCGCGCTGCTCGGCGAATCGGAGGAAAGTTCGAGGGGCTGGGCCTGGACCCCCGACGGCCTGAACAACGATTGGTTGCAGCCCCTCGTGGTCCTCCTCATGACCCGGATGCTGCAGACCCTGAACACGGGTCAGGTGCATTCCAAGAAGGCGGCGGTCGCCTGGGCAGAGCGCCACGCCCCCGAGTGGGCGCCGCTCCTGGGGCGCGCCTGGGCCAAGCACGCCGATCAGTTCACGCGGTATCAGCGACCCGCGGACCCGAATGACCTCGCCCTCACCCGCGACTTCATCCGCTTCGCGCTGGGTCAT
- a CDS encoding M20 family metallo-hydrolase: MSAGEATETTPTGPNPARTVAELKELRRLTGDENGAQRVAFTDTWLRAREFLKERLAELPVEVHQDPAGNLWATLRGESERELLIGGHLDSVPNGGWLDGCLNVLAGLEVLRRVNAEYGGRPPVTVRLVDWADEEGARFGRSLYGSSAASGHFDVSEMAKLTDRDGVSLGAALERVGVRLEDAPQARQELRNAAAYLELHIEQGPVLEGLGLPLGAVLGTVGVERHTLTFHGQAAHAGSTPMNVRRDAFLAAARLGQEIYAIAERHGGVCTIGSVKTWPGIVTSVVERCEITLDQRHLDADKLAAMWQDAREAAQQFAREGGCTVEFGNLWNIEPIPFHPNLIDAAEAAILETVPTSHRLPSGPLHDAAEVARAGAPTVMMFVQSLRGISHNKIEDTREEHIMQSVKAFDRLASRAMEWVAEQ; the protein is encoded by the coding sequence GTGAGCGCGGGAGAGGCCACCGAGACGACCCCTACCGGGCCCAACCCGGCCCGCACCGTTGCGGAACTCAAGGAGTTGCGGCGCCTCACGGGCGATGAGAACGGGGCCCAGCGGGTCGCCTTCACCGACACCTGGCTGCGCGCCCGGGAGTTTCTGAAAGAGCGCCTCGCCGAGCTTCCCGTGGAGGTTCACCAGGACCCCGCCGGGAACCTGTGGGCCACGCTGAGGGGCGAGTCCGAGCGCGAGTTGCTGATCGGCGGCCACCTCGACAGCGTGCCGAACGGGGGGTGGCTCGACGGCTGCCTCAACGTGCTCGCCGGGCTGGAGGTGCTGCGGCGCGTGAACGCCGAGTACGGGGGCCGTCCGCCCGTCACCGTGCGCCTCGTGGACTGGGCCGACGAGGAGGGAGCGCGTTTTGGACGTTCCCTGTACGGGTCGAGCGCGGCGAGCGGCCATTTCGACGTGTCCGAAATGGCGAAGTTGACCGACCGGGATGGGGTGAGTTTGGGGGCAGCGCTGGAACGGGTGGGTGTTCGTCTGGAGGACGCCCCGCAGGCCCGGCAGGAACTGAGGAACGCCGCCGCCTACCTCGAACTGCACATCGAGCAGGGGCCGGTGCTGGAGGGGCTGGGCCTGCCGCTGGGCGCGGTGCTGGGCACGGTGGGGGTCGAGCGCCATACCCTGACCTTTCACGGGCAGGCGGCGCACGCGGGCAGCACGCCGATGAACGTCCGGCGCGACGCTTTCCTGGCGGCGGCGCGGCTGGGACAGGAAATCTACGCCATCGCGGAGCGGCACGGCGGCGTCTGCACGATAGGCAGCGTCAAGACGTGGCCCGGCATCGTCACGAGCGTTGTGGAGCGGTGCGAGATCACGCTCGACCAGCGGCACCTCGACGCCGACAAATTGGCGGCGATGTGGCAGGACGCGCGGGAGGCGGCACAGCAGTTCGCGCGGGAGGGCGGCTGCACCGTCGAATTCGGCAACCTGTGGAACATCGAGCCCATCCCCTTCCACCCCAACCTCATTGACGCGGCGGAGGCGGCCATCCTGGAGACGGTGCCGACCAGTCACCGCCTGCCCAGCGGCCCGCTCCATGACGCGGCAGAAGTGGCCCGCGCCGGGGCGCCCACGGTCATGATGTTCGTGCAAAGCCTGCGTGGCATCAGCCACAACAAGATCGAGGACACGCGGGAGGAGCACATCATGCAGAGCGTGAAGGCCTTCGACCGGCTGGCGAGTCGGGCGATGGAGTGGGTGGCGGAGCAGTAG
- a CDS encoding ABC transporter substrate-binding protein, producing the protein MKHSKLTVAATAALAAALLAPGAGAQKLVPVKVQLKWFPQAQFAGFFVAQAKGFYRAEGLDVQFLPTGDQSPIQTVATGTADFGTTWITDLLTARAQGIPVTHIAQLFQKSGYTLVALKNSNITKPQDFRGKRVGVWPSGNEYPAVALMKKYGLTTSLDSTVSNPSVQAVTYPFDPSIVFPDKVDLVSAMTYNEIDQIVGLGYSLDKLRIFRTADYGINLLEDLMFTTDRTLKTTNFKGSGQSGQQIAAKLVRATLKGWDYAVKNQAEAVNIVLPLCGNTCKGSGTRADAKSHQTWQMAEVAKLYNTGPTTRGMAGYLDPAVYRNNVALLKNLGILKADPDAGAVTYSVWEAATGKKAAR; encoded by the coding sequence ATGAAGCATTCCAAGCTGACCGTCGCTGCCACCGCCGCGCTTGCCGCCGCCCTGCTCGCCCCCGGCGCCGGAGCCCAGAAGCTCGTGCCGGTCAAGGTGCAGCTCAAGTGGTTCCCGCAGGCGCAGTTCGCGGGCTTTTTCGTGGCGCAGGCGAAAGGCTTCTACCGGGCCGAGGGGCTGGACGTGCAGTTCCTGCCCACCGGGGACCAGTCGCCGATTCAGACGGTGGCGACGGGCACCGCCGACTTCGGCACGACCTGGATCACGGACCTGCTCACCGCGCGGGCGCAGGGCATCCCGGTGACGCACATCGCGCAGCTCTTCCAGAAGAGCGGGTACACGCTCGTCGCCCTGAAAAACAGCAACATCACCAAACCGCAGGACTTCCGAGGTAAGCGGGTAGGTGTGTGGCCCAGCGGCAACGAGTACCCGGCGGTGGCGCTGATGAAGAAGTACGGCCTGACCACCAGCCTCGACAGTACCGTGAGCAACCCCAGCGTGCAGGCGGTCACCTACCCCTTCGACCCCAGCATCGTGTTCCCCGACAAGGTGGACCTCGTGTCGGCGATGACCTACAACGAGATCGACCAGATCGTGGGGCTGGGGTACAGCCTCGACAAGCTGCGGATTTTCCGCACCGCCGACTACGGGATCAACCTCCTCGAAGACCTGATGTTCACCACCGACCGCACGCTCAAGACGACCAACTTCAAGGGCAGCGGGCAGAGCGGCCAGCAGATCGCTGCCAAACTCGTGCGCGCAACGCTGAAGGGCTGGGACTACGCGGTCAAGAACCAGGCCGAGGCCGTGAATATCGTCTTGCCACTCTGCGGCAACACCTGTAAGGGCAGCGGCACCCGCGCCGATGCCAAATCTCACCAGACGTGGCAGATGGCGGAGGTCGCCAAGCTCTACAACACCGGCCCGACGACGCGGGGCATGGCCGGATACCTCGACCCCGCCGTGTACCGCAACAACGTGGCCCTCCTCAAGAACCTGGGCATCCTCAAGGCCGACCCCGACGCGGGCGCCGTGACCTACAGCGTGTGGGAGGCCGCGACCGGGAAGAAGGCGGCGCGGTGA
- a CDS encoding ABC transporter permease: MASGAVTWRGAARRPGLGAMLPLALSGFGLLGLAVALARVGTAPGRPLPWLLGVLALLLLGVLGIRLAARGEGRAARVLPAALTGLLTVLAVEVLLRAYGVPAGLIPTPSRVLAALWEARTVLLQDTFYTFVLEALLGFGVGTVIGLVLALLVVRFRFLERGLLPYAALFSSVPIVALAPVVVKALGLEWPSKMVVVAVTVLFPVVVNAVRGLQAAQPLHLDLLHTYAASPAQTFRTVRVPTALPFVFNALKVGSTLALISAIVAEFFGTTGHGLGFRIQIEVGRFNLAVVWAAIVLASVVGLAFFGLISVLERRFAPVPQGS; encoded by the coding sequence GTGGCGAGTGGGGCGGTGACGTGGCGCGGGGCCGCCCGCCGTCCGGGGTTAGGGGCCATGCTCCCGCTGGCGCTGAGCGGCTTCGGCCTGCTGGGGCTCGCCGTCGCGCTGGCCCGAGTGGGAACGGCCCCCGGCCGCCCGCTACCCTGGCTGCTGGGAGTGCTGGCGCTGCTGCTCTTGGGCGTGCTCGGCATTCGTTTGGCGGCACGGGGAGAAGGAAGGGCCGCCCGGGTCCTCCCCGCCGCCCTCACGGGGCTGCTGACGGTGCTCGCCGTGGAGGTCCTGCTGCGGGCCTACGGAGTCCCGGCGGGCCTGATCCCCACCCCCAGCCGGGTGCTCGCCGCGCTGTGGGAGGCGCGGACGGTCCTTCTTCAGGACACCTTTTACACCTTCGTGCTGGAGGCGCTGCTGGGCTTCGGGGTGGGCACGGTGATCGGACTCGTGCTCGCGCTACTGGTGGTGCGATTCCGCTTTCTCGAACGCGGGCTCTTGCCCTACGCGGCCCTCTTCAGCTCGGTGCCCATCGTGGCGCTCGCCCCGGTGGTCGTGAAGGCGCTGGGGCTGGAGTGGCCGAGCAAGATGGTCGTCGTGGCGGTCACGGTGCTGTTTCCGGTCGTCGTGAACGCGGTGCGCGGGTTGCAGGCGGCCCAGCCCCTGCACCTCGACCTGCTGCACACCTACGCGGCGAGCCCCGCCCAGACCTTTCGCACCGTCCGGGTGCCCACGGCGCTGCCCTTCGTCTTCAACGCCCTCAAGGTGGGGAGCACCCTCGCCCTGATCTCGGCCATCGTTGCAGAGTTCTTCGGCACGACCGGGCACGGGCTGGGCTTCCGCATCCAGATCGAGGTGGGGCGGTTCAACCTCGCCGTCGTGTGGGCGGCTATCGTGCTGGCGAGCGTGGTGGGGCTGGCGTTTTTCGGGCTGATCAGCGTGCTGGAGCGGCGGTTCGCGCCGGTACCGCAGGGCAGCTAG
- a CDS encoding ABC transporter permease — translation MTAAPRRGRLAGSPLLPMLVVLVIAVLLYLPLMLWANVGPASRALANGADLGCPTAIACATQLRNPVLPAPGQLAQGFRSLSVPPTAPTSAPYNAVVTGGETLLGLVLATGLGLVLAALLVLSRSFERATLPWLVTSQTVPIVAIAPMLAVLLGQYGVQGFLPKALIAAYIAFFPVAVGMSRGLRSPDALQLDLMRTYSASPGRVFFQLRLPASLPYLFTALKVAVTAALVGSIVAEISTISFSGLGKMLAENSRASDTIALWVIMTYGAALGVGLVALVGLLERVVTPWRVGR, via the coding sequence ATGACCGCCGCGCCCAGGAGGGGGCGACTCGCCGGGTCCCCCCTCCTCCCGATGCTGGTGGTGCTGGTGATCGCCGTCCTGCTGTACCTCCCGCTGATGCTGTGGGCGAACGTCGGCCCGGCGTCGCGGGCGCTTGCCAATGGGGCGGACTTGGGATGTCCTACTGCAATTGCCTGTGCCACGCAGCTTAGAAACCCGGTGCTGCCCGCGCCCGGACAACTCGCGCAGGGGTTCCGCTCGCTCAGCGTGCCTCCCACCGCCCCGACCTCCGCGCCCTACAACGCCGTCGTGACGGGTGGGGAAACCCTGCTGGGGCTCGTTCTGGCAACCGGGCTCGGGCTGGTTCTGGCCGCGCTGCTGGTGCTGAGTCGGTCGTTCGAGCGGGCCACGCTGCCCTGGCTCGTCACCTCTCAAACCGTGCCCATCGTCGCCATCGCGCCCATGCTGGCGGTGCTGCTGGGGCAGTACGGGGTGCAGGGCTTTCTGCCCAAGGCGCTCATCGCCGCGTATATCGCCTTTTTCCCAGTCGCCGTGGGGATGAGCCGGGGGCTGCGGAGCCCGGACGCGCTGCAACTCGACCTGATGCGGACGTACAGCGCCTCGCCGGGGCGGGTGTTCTTCCAGCTTCGGCTGCCCGCCAGCCTGCCGTACCTCTTCACGGCGCTCAAGGTGGCGGTGACGGCGGCGCTGGTCGGCAGCATCGTGGCGGAGATCAGCACCATCTCCTTTTCGGGCCTGGGCAAGATGCTGGCCGAGAACTCGCGAGCATCGGACACGATTGCGCTCTGGGTGATCATGACCTACGGTGCGGCGCTGGGCGTGGGGCTGGTCGCCCTCGTCGGACTTCTTGAAAGGGTGGTGACGCCGTGGCGAGTGGGGCGGTGA
- a CDS encoding ABC transporter ATP-binding protein, producing the protein MVFPHPGGQTVALQDANLNIGRGEFISLIGPSGCGKTTLLRLLADLVQPTAGTILIGGQPPGQARRERQYGYVFQAPALLEWRTVLSNVLLPLEVMNVPGDRVARAREMLNLVGLAGFERRYPWQLSGGMQQRVSIARALAFDPPLLFMDEPFGALDEITREHLNLELLRLWRETGKTVIFVTHSISEAVFLSTRVVVMTARPGKIEGVVDVDLPQPRGDDTRELPRFFELMTQVRELLRKGHA; encoded by the coding sequence ATGGTCTTTCCGCATCCGGGCGGGCAGACGGTTGCCCTTCAGGACGCGAACCTCAACATCGGGCGGGGGGAATTTATCAGCCTGATCGGGCCGTCGGGGTGCGGCAAGACGACGCTGCTGCGGCTGCTGGCGGACCTCGTGCAGCCGACTGCGGGGACGATCCTGATCGGGGGTCAGCCGCCGGGGCAGGCGCGGCGGGAGCGGCAATACGGGTATGTCTTCCAGGCCCCCGCATTGCTGGAGTGGCGCACGGTGCTGAGCAACGTCCTGCTGCCGCTGGAGGTGATGAACGTGCCCGGCGACCGGGTGGCCCGCGCCCGCGAGATGCTCAACCTCGTGGGGCTGGCGGGCTTCGAGCGGCGTTACCCCTGGCAGCTTTCGGGCGGAATGCAGCAGCGGGTGAGCATCGCCCGGGCGCTCGCCTTCGACCCGCCACTCCTGTTCATGGACGAGCCCTTCGGGGCGCTCGACGAGATCACGCGCGAGCACCTCAACCTCGAACTCTTGCGGCTGTGGCGCGAGACGGGCAAGACGGTCATCTTCGTGACGCACAGCATCAGCGAGGCGGTGTTCCTGAGCACGAGGGTCGTGGTCATGACCGCCCGGCCCGGCAAGATCGAGGGCGTGGTGGACGTGGACCTGCCGCAGCCCCGGGGAGACGACACCCGGGAACTGCCGCGCTTCTTCGAGCTGATGACCCAGGTGCGGGAACTGCTCAGGAAGGGGCACGCATGA